The genomic stretch ACCACTTTGAACACCTCCACCCACGTCCGGTTGTAAGGGAGGAGATGGGGAAATGGCCCGCAACACAGCTCTAGGTCTGATCGAATCCGGCAAGATGCGGCTTGAAAAGGCCGTTGCCGAGGAGATTGTGGTCACTTCCGGCTCAAGCTGGAAGTGCCCGGTGTATGTGCGCAAGCTGCCGCCGTGCAGGAACGAATGCCCGTCCAGCGAGGATATCCGAGGTTATCTGACCACCATCGCCCAGGCGGAGATGAACAAAAAGCCGCTGGACGACGCGCTGGACGAGGCATGGTACACCCTGACGGACAAGAACCCGCTCCCGGCCGCGCACGGCAGGATATGCCCGCATCCGTGCGAGAAAGGGTGCAACCGGAAGGAAAAAGAGGACGGCGCCGTGGCCATCAACAACATGGAGCGCTTCATCGGCGACCATGGGATCCGGCGCGGGCTGAAACTCCGCAAACTCACGGACGCGAAAAAGAGCAAGCGGATAGCCGTGGTGGGCTCCGGCCCGTCGGGGTTGTCCTGCGCCTATCAACTGGCGCGGAGGGGATATCCGGTCACGTTGTTCGAGGCATACGACAGGCCGGGCGGAATGCTGCGGTATGGCATCCCCCCCTACCGGTTGCCCAAGGACATCCTGGACGCGGAGATCAACAACATCTTAAGCCTGGGCATCGAGCTTAAGACCAAGGTGAAGATCGGCAAGGACATCACCTTCGAAGAGCTGCAAAAGCAGTATGACGCGGTGTACCTTGCCATCGGGGCGCACACGGGGGCCAACCTCAACGTGCCGGGCGAGGACAAGGGCTCGGCAAACGTGTTCTCCGCCGCAAGCTACCTGAACCGCGTGAACTCCGGCGCCAGCGTTGACGTTGGAAACAAAGTCATCGTGGTGGGCGGCGGCGACAGCGCGGTGGACGCGGCCCGTTCGTCCCTTCGCCAGGCGAAGGCGGCGTTGGGCGAGGCGGCCGAGGAGTTCAACACCGAGCAGGCGGAAGCGATGCTGGACTCTGCCCGGGTGAGCAAACGGGCCGGCAAGAACGGCGTGGAGTCCACCATCATCTACCGCCGCACCCGGGAGGAGATGCCTGCCATTGATTCGGAGATAGAAGAGGCCGAGCGCGAAGGTATCCGCATCGAATACCTGACGGCGCCTGTGGAAGTCCTGGTAAAGGACGGCCGCGCGGTGGCGCTCAAGTGCGTCAAGATGAAGCTTGGCGCGCCGGACAAGTCGGGCAGGCGTTCACCTGTTCCGGTGGAAGGCTCGGAATTCACGATGGAGGCTTCGTCCATCATCGTGGCCATCGGGCAGAAACCGGAACTTGCCGGGACGCTTGCGCAGGTGGCGGACCAGTGGGGATGGGTGAAGATAAAGGGGGACTACTCCACCGCCGTGGACGGCGTTTTCGCCGGCGGCGACGCGCAGGGGCTTGGCATATCCACCCGCTCCGTGGGCGACGGGCGCAAGGCGGCGCTTTCCATAGACTCTTACCTCAAGGCAGAGAAATGGGCGCCAAATCCGAAGGGGCGCCCGGTGAAACCGGAGAACTTGATTCTGAACTACTACCCCGCCGCGCCGCGCAACGAGGAAAAAGGTGTTTCCATCGAGGAGCGTGGCCACGGGTTCGGCGAGATATACCAGACGATAACGCGCGACCAGGCGGTGGCCGAGGCGAACAGGTGCATGAGCTGCGGGCTTTGCTTCGTGTGCGACCAGTGCCGCGTGTTCTGCCCGCGCGAGGCGATCCATAGGGACAAAAAGCGGCCGCAGGGCCAGGTGATGTTCACGGACTACACCAAATGCAACGGCTGCCACGTCTGCTTTGAATCGTGCCCCTGCGGGTATATCGAAATGGGATTGGGATTGTAGGATAATATCGCGCAGGTGCGGGTTTAAAGCCCGCCCCTGTTTTTAGAAGCACATGAAAATAAGCGCTTCTCCGGGGTCGCTGACCCCGGTCTTAAGTTCATGCTCGGAGACCCGTGGTCAGGCGACCACGGGGAAGCTATTATGTGTGCTTGTGACATAAGAGGGTTTTCGTAAATGTCCGGTCTTTCCGCGTTGTCGCTGTCGTTTGTGATCATGTTCTACGCTGCCGCCGCCGTCTTCATTTTCGGCCTGGCGGCCAAGGTGTATGGCTACGCTGTCACTCCGGCGCCCCTTAAAATCCCGACGACCCCCGCCCCCGCCACATCCGGAGGGGTGGCGCTGCGGATGGCCTCCGAAATTTTCCTTTTCTCATCCTTGTTCAAGGGGAACAAGTGGACGTGGATCGGCGGATACGCTTTCCACGTCACCTTCGCCCTGGTCATATTCCGCCACCTGCGGTATTTCCTCCAGCCTGTGCCTGAGATCGTGTCGCTGGCGGGGCCTCCGGGGGTATGGGCTGGCGTATTGCTTGCCGGCGCCGCCGGTTACCTGTTCGTCCGCAGGATCGCCGTGGACAGGGTAAAGTACATATCGTCCGGGGCGGACTATTTCGCGCTGATCCTCATCGGCTCGATAGCGGCCACGGGATTGATAATGAAATTCTTACTGCGCGCGGACGTGGCGTCGGTGAAATCGTTCATGATGGGGATTGTCACCTTCTCGCCGGTGAACATGCCCGCGGACGCGATGTTCATCGTCCACCTTCTGCTTGTGATGGCGTTGATGGTGTACTTTCCTTTTTCCAAGCTTGTCCACATGGGGGGCATATTCTTCTCCCCCACCCGCAACCAGGTTGACGACTGCCGCGAACACCGGCACGTGAACCCATGGGCGGCGTGACGGCGCAACGGGAGTAGAACGCGTGGCCGACATCAAGACCGAAAAACTGACCGGTGAAATCAATGTCCCCCCCGTAAAGCCTGGGGCGACAGGCCAATTGCGCCCGCACCCCGCCTCGGCGGACCATAACAGGGGGCTCGGCTTCCCGGAGACCCGCGTGGAGAACTGGCAGGTCAAGGCTGTCGAGAAAATGGGGGAACTGCTTGGCAAATACCGTTCGCTCAAGGTGTTTCTGGACATCTGCGTCAAGTGCGGCGCCTGCGCGGACAAATGCCACTATTACCTTGGCACCGGCGACCCGAACAACATGCCCGTGGCCCGGCAGGAGCTTATGCGCAAGGTGTACCGGAAGCATTTCACGCCGGCCGGAAAGCTTTTCCCGGGCCTTTCCCGCGCGGAGGACCTGACAGAGGACGTGATGGAGCAGTGGTATAGATATTATCACCAGTGCTCCCAGTGCCGCCGCTGCTCGGTGTTCTGCCCATACGGGATAGACACGGCGGAGATATCCATGGCCGCGCGCGAGATAATGGACAGCGTGGGCATCGGCCAGAAATACTGCAACGAGATACTCGGCAAGGTAAACTCCATCGGCAACAACCTTGGAATCAACAAGGCGGCGCTGGGCAACACGCTGGAGTTCGTGGAAGAGGACGTGAAGGAGACCACCGGGGTGGACGTGCGCTATCCTCTGGACGAAAAAGGCGCCGAGGTCCTTCTCATCGCGCCGTCGGCGGACTTTTTCAGCGAGCCGCACATACAGGGATTCACCGGCTACGGCAAGGTGTTCCACGAGGCTGGCGTTTCATGGACGGTCTCCAGCTACGCCTCCGAATTCGCCAACTTCGGCATGTTCATCGGCAACTACGGCGTGATGCAAAAAGTCGCCCGGCGGATAAAGGACGCGGCGCTAGACCTGGGGGTCAAGCGTATCGTTGTGGGCGAATGCGGCCATGCGTGGCGCGTGGCGTACAGCTTCTGGAACACGCTGATCGGGCCATTCGATTTCCTCGATCCGAAACACAGGAACCCCACGCACATCTGCGAATACTCCCTCGACCTTATCAAGCGCGGCGGGCTGAAGCTTGACAAAAGCGCCAACGACAGCCTGACGGTGACGTTCCACGATTCGTGCAACGTTGCGCGCGGATCCCGCATGGGGGACATGCCGGGGGGGCAGTTCGAGGTCCCGCGCGATCTGATAAAGGCCATGTGCAACAATTACGTGGAGATGAACGAGGACACCATCAAGGAAGTCACCTACTGTTGCGGCGGCGGCGGCGGCCTGCTCACCGACGAGCTTATGGATTTGCGGGTGAAAGGCGTACTGCCCCGCGCCAACGCATTGCACGACGTGATGCAAAACAAGGGGGTGAACACCATGGCCACCATCTGCGCCATCTGCAAGGCGCAATTCACAAAAGTGCTCCCCTATTACGGGATTCCGATGGAGACTGTCGCCAGCGTCCACCAGCTAGTGTCAAACGCGATAGTGCTTGGGGGGAAAAAAGGGGTATAAACCCTCGTCCCCCTTGAACCACGTTGAGCATATCTTTTTCACATTTAAAAAAGCCAAACTCTGGAGTAGAATCATAGATAGAGGTATTCATGTTGCATCTTTATAAAGATGCAGTAGTGGCGCTTCTCGCGCGGGTTGTCCCGCCGCTATTAAGAGGGGAAATTTAAACGGTGAAAAGCGGTTCGGGCGTCAGTTTCGGCCAACATCTCGTGGACAAGGGGTTGATTACCAGCGAGCAACACGAGAAAGCCCTGCAGATACAAAATAAGGCCCGGCTGCTTGGCGAGATAGCGGTGGAGCTTAATTACCTAAAGCCCGATGACGTGTCGCTGACCGCCGAGTACATGGAAATCAACCCGGGCGTGAAGTTCGGCGAAGCCGCCATTTCGATCGGTCTGCTCAATTCAAACCAGCTTCGATACCTTCTGGACGTGCGGACAAGAAGGAAGGTGAAAATCGGGGATATCATCGTTGAGAACGGATTTTTGGACGAGGAAACGCTTCGCAAGGAAGTGATAAGTTTCAACGCAAGGAGAAAGCGGCTCAACAAAATCCTTCTTTGCGATCCCAGCCATACGATCACCAAGGTGCTTGAAAGGATGCTCACCAAATACGGCTACGAGGTTTACAAGGCCAAAAGCGGCGCCGAGGCGATATCCGTGGCCGCCGCCGCCAAGCCGGACATACTGATGACGAGCATCGTTCTGCCGGACATGGAAGGCTACGACCTGTGCAACAAGCTTATGTTCAACTCCGCCACCATGGGTGTGCGGATGGTGATGCTTTCCAGCGACGACACCGTTGAAAACGTGGAAAAGGCCTTTGAAAACGGCATTAACCACTTCCTGAAAAAACCGGTCAGCGAGAACGAACTTATCAACATTATTTACCAGATAGAAAGGGAGGAGTCCGAAAAACGCCCGGAAAAAATCCTGGTGGTGGACGACAGCCATGGCGCCCGTGTGGTGATCCTCAAAGAGCTTGCAAGCGCGGGTTTCAGGGTGTTCGCCGCCGAAAACGGGCGC from Nitrospinota bacterium encodes the following:
- a CDS encoding FAD-dependent oxidoreductase, translating into MARNTALGLIESGKMRLEKAVAEEIVVTSGSSWKCPVYVRKLPPCRNECPSSEDIRGYLTTIAQAEMNKKPLDDALDEAWYTLTDKNPLPAAHGRICPHPCEKGCNRKEKEDGAVAINNMERFIGDHGIRRGLKLRKLTDAKKSKRIAVVGSGPSGLSCAYQLARRGYPVTLFEAYDRPGGMLRYGIPPYRLPKDILDAEINNILSLGIELKTKVKIGKDITFEELQKQYDAVYLAIGAHTGANLNVPGEDKGSANVFSAASYLNRVNSGASVDVGNKVIVVGGGDSAVDAARSSLRQAKAALGEAAEEFNTEQAEAMLDSARVSKRAGKNGVESTIIYRRTREEMPAIDSEIEEAEREGIRIEYLTAPVEVLVKDGRAVALKCVKMKLGAPDKSGRRSPVPVEGSEFTMEASSIIVAIGQKPELAGTLAQVADQWGWVKIKGDYSTAVDGVFAGGDAQGLGISTRSVGDGRKAALSIDSYLKAEKWAPNPKGRPVKPENLILNYYPAAPRNEEKGVSIEERGHGFGEIYQTITRDQAVAEANRCMSCGLCFVCDQCRVFCPREAIHRDKKRPQGQVMFTDYTKCNGCHVCFESCPCGYIEMGLGL
- a CDS encoding (Fe-S)-binding protein translates to MGELLGKYRSLKVFLDICVKCGACADKCHYYLGTGDPNNMPVARQELMRKVYRKHFTPAGKLFPGLSRAEDLTEDVMEQWYRYYHQCSQCRRCSVFCPYGIDTAEISMAAREIMDSVGIGQKYCNEILGKVNSIGNNLGINKAALGNTLEFVEEDVKETTGVDVRYPLDEKGAEVLLIAPSADFFSEPHIQGFTGYGKVFHEAGVSWTVSSYASEFANFGMFIGNYGVMQKVARRIKDAALDLGVKRIVVGECGHAWRVAYSFWNTLIGPFDFLDPKHRNPTHICEYSLDLIKRGGLKLDKSANDSLTVTFHDSCNVARGSRMGDMPGGQFEVPRDLIKAMCNNYVEMNEDTIKEVTYCCGGGGGLLTDELMDLRVKGVLPRANALHDVMQNKGVNTMATICAICKAQFTKVLPYYGIPMETVASVHQLVSNAIVLGGKKGV
- a CDS encoding respiratory nitrate reductase subunit gamma, producing the protein MSGLSALSLSFVIMFYAAAAVFIFGLAAKVYGYAVTPAPLKIPTTPAPATSGGVALRMASEIFLFSSLFKGNKWTWIGGYAFHVTFALVIFRHLRYFLQPVPEIVSLAGPPGVWAGVLLAGAAGYLFVRRIAVDRVKYISSGADYFALILIGSIAATGLIMKFLLRADVASVKSFMMGIVTFSPVNMPADAMFIVHLLLVMALMVYFPFSKLVHMGGIFFSPTRNQVDDCREHRHVNPWAA